The Deltaproteobacteria bacterium DNA window TCTGCGTTGATGCCATTTACGGCTCAGTGCTCGTTGTGGCCAACAGGCCGTTCTTCGAGATACTTGACAGGGAAATACTTATGCCCTGGCTTGTCTATGAGGGGCCAAAGCATCTTTCCCTCACGCTCTGGATATATGTTCTCATAGCGCTCATGTTCTTTTTTGCCGTGAACACAGCCGTATGCACTGCGGACAGGTTTTATTCCATATGGAAGAATAAAAGGCCGTGGCAGTCTCTTTTGCCGCATGTTGTGCATGCGGGCTTTCTGATAGCCCTACTCGGGCATTTGATAGGCGGCCTTTACGGCATAAGGTCTTACGATAATGCCGTGTTCGAGGGCGAGAAGACGCCTCTTAGAAATGCGCCAGGGCTTTCGGTAAGGCTCGATTCCACTGAGACCGACTACGGTCCGCGCGGCATGCCAAGCCGCATCGCTACAACGATAACTGTTTTCGAAGGTGAAACCGAGGTAAAGAGCGCTACTGCAAGCGTTAACTCCCCGGTGCTCCACGGCCTTACTGCCTTTCATCACGCTGACTCCGGCGAGACCGTATCGGGCCTTCTCATGGACGTTTCAGGCGAAACGCTTAGCGTGCCGTTTGGAAGCAGTTTTAAAGTGAAGGACGGACGCACGCTCTGGCTAAGCAGGGTGTTCCCGGACTTTGCCATGGAGGCCGACGGCACTCCGTACTCGCGCTCAAGGGAGATGCGAAACCCGCATGCCGAAATACTTATGCCGGACAGTAAGCGCGGCTATCTGCCGCTCTCTGCCCCGGGCTCCGCAATACGCGCCGGAGGATTTACCATAGAACTTCGGGATTACGTCCGTACGGAGTACGCAATCATTAACGTCGTAAAGGACCCGGGCATCGTGCTGATAGGGCTTGGCTCTCTGGTGCTATCGGTTGGCATGGTGTTATTGCTTGTTGCGGGCGTAAACAGGGGCGAGCTTATCGGACGGTAGCGCGCCTACCTTGCGGCTATTGCGGATTTTTTCATGGCGTAGAGCTTGTCTTCCGTGTAGAAGGGCTTTATCTGCTCTATAGACGGGAGCATTTCCGATATCTTTACGAAGACGTAGCCCTTGGTCGTAAGGCCGTCGATGATATCGCCAAGCGAGTCGTGCACCCTGTCTTCCTTCCTCGTTGTCCCAAGATGCATCAGTATTATGCCGCCGTTTAAGCCGTGTGTCTCCTTGCCAAAACCAAGCAGGCGGTTCTTTATCTCCGATGTTGTCCGGTAGAGCCTCGAGCCTTTGTCAGAGACCCAGTCGAGTGAATCGAGGCTTTCTTTCCTGGACGAATCGGTCGTCCATCCTATGTGCACGAACCCTGCCTCGTAGGCCCATGCCCTTATCTCCGGATTCACCTCTCCGTAGGGCGCCCTCCAGAGCGGCGACATGTCCGTTCCGGTCACCTTGTGAAAGAGCGCAGCGGTAGAGAGCAGTTCTTTTTGCAAAATATCTCTTGTGACGCCAGAAAGGGTCGTGTGCTTCGATGTCTTTTCGTACGCAGTGAGGTGAGGGTGCGTCATCGTGTGGTTGCCTATTTCGTGGCCCTCGGCGACCATTCTTTTTACAGTCCCCGGGTAGTTCCTTATGAACCCGCCGGTCAAGAAGATGGTGGTTTTTATGCCGCGCGACTTAAGGGTGTCGAGTATGGCCTCTGCCCCTGAATCGTCGGAGCCGCCGTCGAATGTGATCGAGACCTCCGTTACACGCATGCTTCCGCGCGTGACGTCAGGGGGCGACGGGTATTTTGTTGGCTGCGGAAGCGTTGCGACAGGCGGTAAAGGCGCTACCACCGGCGGCAAAGGCTTTGCAACAGGCAAAGGCGCTATTACCGGCGGCGGCAAAGTAGTAGCCGCAGGAGGCGCAGGTATTATTACAGGCTCGGGCTTTTTTTCTATTACGGTGTAGGTTACTTCTGTCTTCGGTATCGATACGTATGCCTGTCTTTCTATGACAGGCACCGGTTTTGGTTCTTCGGGTATGGCAATTGGCTTTGGCTCCTCTGGCAGAGGGCGAAGCCGCATATCGGGTTTGCCGTAGTCAATGTTGTCAGGCGTGTAGCTTTGCATGGCAAGGCGCTCTCTTGTAAGCGGATGCTTTGAGTGGTACGCGGCTACCGCGATGCAGAGCAGGGCAGCGGTAACCATAATAACGAGCGGCGTTAGATTTTCGCGAAATGCGATATCCCTAAACGGCAGGATAACGGCCCTTATCTCAATAGCGGCCCTTCTTGTTGCTATTGTATACAACTGCACTGCGAGCCATGAGGCGTAGAGCACTACCTCTATAGCCGTCTTGAACAGGGCAAGGCATATATAGGTAAAGACCTCTGCGGCAAGCCTCAATGCCTCTCTCGCGGCTTTAAAGAACGAAGCGCCGCGCCTTTTGGCAGCGGGTATGAGAACCTCGAAAGAGCGGGCAAAAAGCGTCAGTATGTAATAGGCTACACGCAGGCCGTAGAGTATGCGTATGGCGAAAAAGACTGCGACATCGCCGATAAGCTTTGGTAAGCGCCTTGCAAGCGTTATGTATATTTGGC harbors:
- a CDS encoding cytochrome c biogenesis protein ResB codes for the protein MNFIGKIWSFFASTALSVVLMALICVDAIYGSVLVVANRPFFEILDREILMPWLVYEGPKHLSLTLWIYVLIALMFFFAVNTAVCTADRFYSIWKNKRPWQSLLPHVVHAGFLIALLGHLIGGLYGIRSYDNAVFEGEKTPLRNAPGLSVRLDSTETDYGPRGMPSRIATTITVFEGETEVKSATASVNSPVLHGLTAFHHADSGETVSGLLMDVSGETLSVPFGSSFKVKDGRTLWLSRVFPDFAMEADGTPYSRSREMRNPHAEILMPDSKRGYLPLSAPGSAIRAGGFTIELRDYVRTEYAIINVVKDPGIVLIGLGSLVLSVGMVLLLVAGVNRGELIGR
- a CDS encoding polysaccharide deacetylase family protein, whose translation is MRCDHNGLSRGSAPCRRCSREACPDCGHFPKSGERFCSLYCKELYYASLSAKTNCARAVKAAKAAARATAELSKHSLRLGAALVTFTSRTFLSAIFSAVMLSMLVPAIALKAAAFTLRVAFSICYGLIYTAAEVVAYYLRQIYITLARRLPKLIGDVAVFFAIRILYGLRVAYYILTLFARSFEVLIPAAKRRGASFFKAAREALRLAAEVFTYICLALFKTAIEVVLYASWLAVQLYTIATRRAAIEIRAVILPFRDIAFRENLTPLVIMVTAALLCIAVAAYHSKHPLTRERLAMQSYTPDNIDYGKPDMRLRPLPEEPKPIAIPEEPKPVPVIERQAYVSIPKTEVTYTVIEKKPEPVIIPAPPAATTLPPPVIAPLPVAKPLPPVVAPLPPVATLPQPTKYPSPPDVTRGSMRVTEVSITFDGGSDDSGAEAILDTLKSRGIKTTIFLTGGFIRNYPGTVKRMVAEGHEIGNHTMTHPHLTAYEKTSKHTTLSGVTRDILQKELLSTAALFHKVTGTDMSPLWRAPYGEVNPEIRAWAYEAGFVHIGWTTDSSRKESLDSLDWVSDKGSRLYRTTSEIKNRLLGFGKETHGLNGGIILMHLGTTRKEDRVHDSLGDIIDGLTTKGYVFVKISEMLPSIEQIKPFYTEDKLYAMKKSAIAAR